From the Streptobacillus felis genome, one window contains:
- the ruvC gene encoding crossover junction endodeoxyribonuclease RuvC — MRVIGIDPGTAIIGYSIVDFNKGKTELIDYGCIYTDKDLSMPVRLEQIFFKLETLFNMYKPDHMAIEELFFFKNQKTIITVAQARGVIVAKAQISGIEIFNYTPLQVKTGITGYGRAEKKQVQEMIKILLKLDEIPKPDDAADAIAIAINHINTIRGVGALLNNPRDRVNKVTEIMEKTKLKNKNVISIEDYKNILKKKK, encoded by the coding sequence ATGAGGGTAATAGGAATAGATCCTGGTACAGCAATAATAGGGTATTCAATAGTTGATTTCAACAAAGGCAAGACAGAATTAATAGATTATGGTTGTATATATACTGATAAAGACTTATCTATGCCAGTAAGACTTGAACAGATATTTTTTAAACTAGAAACATTATTTAATATGTATAAACCAGATCATATGGCTATAGAAGAGTTGTTTTTTTTCAAAAACCAAAAAACAATAATTACTGTAGCTCAAGCTAGAGGAGTAATAGTAGCTAAGGCACAAATATCTGGAATAGAAATTTTTAATTATACACCTTTACAGGTTAAAACAGGGATAACTGGTTATGGTAGAGCAGAAAAAAAACAAGTACAAGAAATGATAAAAATATTACTGAAATTAGATGAAATTCCAAAACCTGATGATGCAGCAGATGCTATAGCTATTGCAATTAATCATATTAATACTATAAGGGGTGTTGGGGCTTTATTAAACAACCCTAGGGATAGGGTGAATAAAGTTACTGAGATTATGGAAAAGACTAAACTTAAGAATAAAAATGTAATAAGTATAGAGGATTATAAAAATATATTGAAAAAAAAGAAATGA
- the uraA gene encoding uracil permease — protein MSIRKIIQVDEKVPAKLLVPLSLQHTFAMFGASVLVPIIFGIDTGIVLLMNGIGTLLFILITKGKAPAYLGSSFAFLAPAGMVIANMSYEYALGGFVFVGLVGCILAGIIYKFGTSWINIILPPAAMGSVVALIGFELARITITGGKIGANIMTDTSTLNDKIVFGVTLTFAILGSVLFRKFFATIPILIAIIVGYVTSIYLGMVDFSTVTNTALFTIPKFQVAKFNFTAILTMLPVIFVIVSEHISHQVVTSRIINRDLIKDPGLHKSLFADNFSTMLSGFVGGVPTTTYGENIGVMAITGVYSVQVIKGAAIISIFMAFVGPFSALIQSIPGNVIGGVTFLLYGMIGSSGLRLLVEEKVNFNKPQNLILTSVTFIAGLSGLQIQLFDITFQGMNLAAIIGILISLLFYVFDKFNIMNEKWNEEVEI, from the coding sequence ATGTCAATTAGAAAAATTATTCAAGTTGATGAAAAAGTGCCAGCTAAATTATTAGTGCCACTAAGTTTACAACACACTTTTGCAATGTTTGGTGCCTCAGTGCTAGTACCTATTATTTTTGGAATTGATACAGGTATAGTATTGCTGATGAATGGTATTGGTACATTGCTTTTTATTTTAATTACAAAAGGGAAAGCACCAGCTTATCTAGGTTCAAGTTTTGCTTTCTTGGCACCAGCAGGTATGGTTATAGCTAATATGAGTTATGAATATGCTTTAGGTGGTTTTGTTTTTGTAGGTCTTGTAGGATGTATACTTGCAGGAATAATATATAAATTCGGGACATCTTGGATTAATATAATATTACCACCTGCTGCTATGGGATCTGTGGTTGCATTAATAGGTTTTGAACTTGCAAGAATAACAATAACTGGAGGTAAAATTGGAGCTAATATTATGACAGATACTTCTACTTTAAATGATAAAATAGTATTTGGGGTAACTTTAACATTTGCTATATTAGGTTCAGTATTATTTAGAAAGTTTTTTGCTACCATACCTATACTTATTGCAATAATAGTAGGATATGTAACTTCAATATATTTAGGAATGGTTGACTTTTCAACAGTTACAAACACAGCTTTATTTACAATACCTAAATTTCAAGTTGCAAAATTTAATTTTACTGCAATATTAACAATGCTTCCTGTAATATTTGTAATAGTTTCAGAACATATATCTCATCAAGTTGTTACAAGTAGAATTATAAATAGGGATTTAATTAAAGATCCAGGATTACATAAAAGTTTATTTGCAGATAATTTTTCAACTATGTTATCAGGTTTTGTTGGAGGAGTACCAACAACAACTTATGGTGAAAATATAGGAGTTATGGCAATAACAGGAGTATATAGTGTACAAGTAATAAAAGGTGCTGCTATTATTTCAATATTTATGGCCTTTGTAGGACCTTTTTCTGCATTAATACAATCTATACCAGGAAATGTTATAGGAGGAGTTACTTTCTTACTATATGGTATGATAGGATCATCAGGGTTAAGATTATTAGTTGAAGAAAAAGTAAACTTTAATAAACCGCAAAATTTAATACTTACATCAGTTACTTTTATTGCTGGATTATCTGGTTTACAAATACAATTATTTGATATTACTTTCCAAGGTATGAATTTAGCAGCGATAATAGGAATATTAATTAGTTTATTATTCTATGTATTTGATAAATTTAATATAATGAATGAAAAATGGAATGAAGAAGTAGAAATATAA
- a CDS encoding DHH family phosphoesterase translates to MKELINIKNEIDKYNNIVLSAHVNPDGDAFGALFAFKFMIEKYNSNKKVDIVMQFEIPKFMKKFDESKLIKDNYSDDVELVIMLDTANIDRAAIDNRIFEIAKQTINIDHHVSNTKYLNINYVEDISSASELLYKFLDIFNIELDEQIAKFMYLGIINDTGNFRHSNVKESTFNVAANLVKVGVDIRKINNILFSKSREKVKVFGKALIEYKYLEDINFAYLYISQNDMKELGVTEEDTDGISELLLSIEDVDVSLFVREDSEKMLKGSFRSKNVNVNKIASNFNGGGHVLAAGFKFNGSFDEIIEKVISELRGLK, encoded by the coding sequence ATGAAAGAACTAATTAATATAAAAAATGAGATAGATAAATATAATAACATAGTGCTTTCTGCACATGTAAACCCAGATGGTGATGCATTTGGTGCATTATTTGCATTTAAGTTTATGATAGAAAAATATAATTCTAATAAAAAAGTTGATATAGTAATGCAATTTGAAATTCCTAAATTTATGAAAAAATTTGATGAAAGCAAGTTAATTAAAGATAATTATAGTGATGATGTTGAATTGGTTATTATGCTTGATACTGCAAATATAGATAGAGCAGCAATAGATAATAGAATTTTTGAGATTGCAAAACAAACAATAAATATAGATCATCATGTAAGCAACACTAAATATTTAAATATTAATTATGTAGAAGATATTTCATCGGCTAGTGAGTTATTATATAAGTTTTTAGATATATTTAATATAGAATTAGATGAACAAATAGCCAAGTTTATGTATTTAGGAATAATAAATGATACTGGTAATTTTAGACATTCTAATGTAAAAGAAAGCACTTTTAATGTTGCTGCAAATCTTGTAAAAGTTGGAGTAGATATAAGAAAAATAAATAATATACTATTTTCTAAATCTAGAGAAAAGGTTAAAGTATTTGGTAAAGCTTTAATTGAGTATAAATATTTAGAAGACATAAATTTTGCTTACTTATATATCTCACAAAATGACATGAAAGAACTTGGAGTTACTGAAGAAGATACAGATGGTATTTCTGAATTATTATTAAGTATAGAAGATGTTGATGTATCACTTTTTGTAAGGGAAGATAGTGAAAAAATGTTAAAGGGTAGTTTTAGATCAAAAAATGTTAATGTAAATAAGATTGCTTCTAATTTTAATGGTGGAGGTCATGTATTAGCTGCAGGATTTAAATTTAATGGTAGTTTTGATGAAATAATAGAAAAAGTGATATCAGAATTGAGAGGTTTAAAATGA